Proteins encoded together in one Impatiens glandulifera chromosome 1, dImpGla2.1, whole genome shotgun sequence window:
- the LOC124937766 gene encoding ras-related protein RABD2a, which produces MNPEYDYLFKLLLIGDSGVGKSCLLLRFADDSYLDSYISTIGVDFKIRTVEQDGKTIKLQIWDTAGQERFRTITSSYYRGAHGIIIVYDITDQDSFNNVKQWLSEIDRYASENVNKLLVGNKCDLTDNRAVSYDTAKAFADEIGIPFMEASAKDATNVEQAFMAMAADIKNRMATQPSANAKLPTVQIRGQPVNQKGGCCSN; this is translated from the exons ATGAATCCAGAATA TGATTATTTGTTCAAGCTTTTGCTGATTGGAGATTCTGGAGTTGGAAAATCATGTCTTCTTTTGAGATTTGCA GATGACTCATATCTTGACAGTTACATCAGCACAATTGGTGTTGATTTT AAAATACGAACAGTTGAGCAGGATGGGAAAACAATTAAACTTCAAATT TGGGACACTGCTGGTCAGGAACGCTTCAGGACAATTACCAGTAGTTACTACCGTGGAGCACATGGCATTATA ATAGTTTACGACATCACTGATCAGGATAGTTTCAATAATGTCAAGCAATGGCTGAGCGAAATAGATCGCTATGCAAGTGAGAATGTAAACAAACTCCTCGTTGGCAACAAATGTGATCTTACTGATAATAGAGCTGTGTCTTATGACACTGCCAAG GCATTTGCAGATGAAATTGGCATTCCATTCATGGAAGCAAGTGCGAAAGATGCAACTAATGTCGAACAGGCATTCATGGCTATGGCTGCTGACATAAAGAACag gATGGCAACTCAACCGTCTGCGAATGCGAAACTACCAACTGTGCAGATTCGCGGGCAACCAGTAAACCAGAAAGGTGGTTGTTGCTCTAATTAG
- the LOC124944122 gene encoding gibberellin 2-beta-dioxygenase 1-like: MVKEIDKLCLMQSCHPSASSFNEIPVIDLSSPDAKDLIVKACENYGFFKLINHGMSMENVMILENEAISFFNLPQLEKDKASSFGYGNKKIGNNGDMGWVEYLLFSCASINDHHLQASSLISKENQEIFRTELDEYISSSKEVCCHVLNTIAEGLKIDPTNSISEFIKEKGSDTIFRINHYPPSSELINGKNVVGFGEHTDPQIISLLRSNNITGLEICLKNGDWVSINPDPNSLFVAVGDCLEVMSNGRFKSVKHRVTANSESSRISMIYFAGPSMGKTIEPLASLLASERSLYKHFIWSDYKKSAFSLRLNENRLLSFKII; encoded by the exons ATGGTAAAGGAAATAGACAAGTTATGTCTTATGCAATCATGCCATCCCTCTGCTTCTTCATTCAATGAAATCCCAGTTATAGATCTCTCCAGCCCTGATGCAAAAGACTTAATTGTGAAGGCTTGTGAAAACTATGGGTTCTTCAAGCTCATTAACCATGGAATGTCAATGGAGAATGTGATGATATTGGAAAATGAAGCTATCAGCTTCTTCAACCTTCCCCAACTTGAGAAAGATAAAGCATCTTCTTTTGGATATGGAAATAAGAAGATTGGTAATAATGGTGacatgggttgggttgagtatctCCTCTTTAGTTGTGCTTCCATTAATGATCATCATCTTCAAGCATCCTCACTCATCTCCAAAGAAAATCAGGAAATTttcag GACTGAATTGGATGAGTATATATCATCATCAAAAGAAGTGTGCTGTCATGTTTTGAATACAATAGCAGAAGGGCTGAAGATTGATCCAACAAATTCAATATCAGAGTTTATTAAGGAAAAAGGAAGTGATACCATTTTCAGAATTAACCATTACCCTCCATCTTCAGAGCTCATCAATGGCAAAAACGTGGTGGGATTTGGAGAACACACAGACCCACAAATCATATCCCTCTTGAGATCAAACAACATAACAGGTCTAGAAATCTGCCTAAAAAATGGTGATTGGGTCTCCATCAATCCAGATCCCAACTCTCTGTTTGTCGCAGTTGGTGACTGTTTGGAG GTGATGAGCAATGGAAGATTCAAGAGTGTGAAGCATAGAGTAACAGCTAACAGTGAGAGTTCAAGAATTTCAATGATTTATTTTGCAGGTCCATCAATGGGTAAAACAATAGAACCATTGGCCTCATTATTGGCATCAGAAAGGAGTCTCTATAAACACTTTATTTGGAGTGACTATAAGAAATCTGCTTTCTCTTTAAGGTTGAATGAGAATAGGCTTTTATCattcaaaattatatga
- the LOC124937747 gene encoding oleosin L-like: MEQQPRSTKVVKVATAATAGGSFMVLSGLTLAGTVVALALATPLMVLFSPVLVPATITLFLIMVGFMSAGGFGVAALGVLAWMVRYLTGKNLIGAGPFDQARTRLASKVREMKEKAEQYTTGS; this comes from the exons ATGGAGCAGCAGCCACGATCAACCAAAGTGGTTAAGGTTGCAACCGCAGCCACTGCAG GTGGGTCTTTCATGGTCCTATCTGGCTTGACACTGGCCGGGACAGTTGTGGCTTTGGCATTAGCAACACCTCTGATGGTTCTATTCAGTCCGGTTCTAGTTCCAGCGACCATAACTCTTTTCTTGATAATGGTTGGGTTTATGAGTGCTGGTGGATTTGGGGTGGCGGCACTGGGAGTGCTTGCATGGATGGTTAGATATCTGACTGGGAAGAATTTGATTGGAGCTGGACCATTTGATCAGGCTCGAACCAGGCTGGCTAGTAAGGTTCGTGAGATGAAGGAAAAGGCAGAGCAGTATACCACTGGATCATAG
- the LOC124937701 gene encoding putative kinase-like protein TMKL1 — protein sequence MFYSNFEFNSNPRSRFFLLPFFLFISTMENKYKLLLIIALPFLFTIAVFFFVIYYCYLCRRTHKTVESTTPDLEENRKGKEEEEEVETEDLMKFQGGEDLTSHDILEAPGEVIGKSSYGTLYEANLISTETVAVLRFLRPACAGKLKEVVPLIQFLGSVRHQNLVPLHAFYAGPRGEKLLVYPFLGKGNLEQFIRDGNGDFYKWAIIHKISIGIARGIEHLHCRLKKPLIHGNLKSKNVLLDQNYHPFVSDFGLHLLLNEMAGQELLSEGYKAPELIKMKNANESTDIYSLGVIFLELVTRKEPKKENDHDFYLPNIMRDSILNHPMGKNIYNSYIILEAEDKVLAFVRLALACCSPSPSHRPDIKQVLEKLEEIVR from the exons ATGTTTTATTCCAATTTTGAATTCAACTCAAACCCCAGATCTCgcttctttcttcttccattctttctcTTCATTTCCACCATGGAAAACAAATACAAACTCCTCTTAATCATAGCCTTGCCTTTCTTATTCACCATAGCCGTTTTCTTTTTCGTGATCTATTACTGTTACCTTTGTAGAAGAACCCACAAAACAGTCGAATCAACAACACCCGATTTAGAAGAAAATAGAaagggaaaagaagaagaagaagaagtagaaaCAGAGGATTTGATGAAATTTCAAGGAGGAGAAGATCTAACATCACATGATATACTTGAAGCTCCTGGAGAGGTTATTGGAAAATCAAGCTATGGGACTTTATATGAGGCTAATTTGATTAGTACTGAAACTGTTGCTGTCCTGAGATTTCTCCGGCCGGCGTGCGCCGGTAAGCTTAAAGAGGTTGTGCCATTGATTCAGTTTCTGGGTTCAGTTAGACATCAAAATTTGGTTCCTCTTCATGCGTTTTACGCTGGACCAAGAGGAGAGAAGCTATTGGTTTACCCTTTTTTGGGTAAAGGAAATCTAGAACAGTTCATTAGAG atgGGAATGGAGATTTCTACAAATGGGCAATCATACATAAGATTTCAATTGGAATTGCTAGAGGAATTGAACATCTTCATTGTAGATTGAAGAAGCCTTTAATCCATGGAAATCTAAAATCCAAGAATGTTTTACTAGATCAAAATTACCATCCATTTGTGTCAGATTTCGGCCTACATCTTCTTTTGAATGAAATGGCAGGTCAAGAATTGCTTTCAGAAGGATACAAAGCACCCGAGCTAATCAAAATGAAGAATGCTAATGAATCTACTGACATCTATAGCCTTGGTGTGATCTTTCTTGAATTAGTCACTAGAAAAGAACCCAAAAAGGAGAATGATCATGATTTCTATTTGCCAAACATCATGAGAGATTCCATATTGAACCATCCTATGGGAAAAAACATATACAATTCCTATATCATTCTTGAGGCCGAAGATAAGGTTCTTGCTTTCGTTCGATTGGCTTTGGCTTGTTGTTCTCCTTCGCCATCTCATCGGCCTGACATTAAGCAAGTTCTTGAAAAACTCGAGGAAATTGTTAGGTAA